A genomic region of Mitsuaria sp. 7 contains the following coding sequences:
- a CDS encoding MFS transporter, producing MSAVLSPSESPESAAASTAAASPAPLRHPHLLLWAVCALALMSTAGVALPYPILAPIFVGGPVDDFTHFLGLRPELLMGLALAVNPAGILVGSLVIGPMSDRYGRRRVLSVTITATLVGYGLSAFALASRDYPLFVLSRFATGLTEGNVAVVRALLADWHPQLERTRSFAWLNASLYIGWLVGPLLGGLTLPLGEAVPFMVAAVVILPCLVLLGFGLPDDRPAAKPEGGMLAAMRRQQSLGLIAQDPVLRHLALLQLAYTLGVNALYEFAPLWMLQQAGLDSRGIALVTAVQCAAMTAASVFAARIGSGTTPLHRAARFAVVAAIGLLALSLAPSWMGLALIPLLGIPLSFYNALMPAWMSDRFAAYGQGRVMGLLTTVFCLSNTLIALIGGALGMLSARWIMLLGGTMCLGAAIGFIRFARRHS from the coding sequence ATGAGCGCCGTGCTGTCCCCCTCCGAGTCCCCCGAGTCCGCCGCTGCTTCCACAGCTGCTGCGTCGCCGGCGCCGCTGCGCCATCCGCACCTGCTGCTCTGGGCCGTCTGCGCGCTCGCGCTGATGAGCACCGCCGGCGTCGCGCTGCCGTACCCGATCCTGGCGCCGATCTTCGTCGGCGGACCGGTCGACGATTTCACCCACTTCCTCGGCCTGCGGCCGGAGCTGCTGATGGGGTTGGCCCTGGCGGTGAATCCGGCCGGCATCCTGGTCGGCAGCCTGGTGATCGGACCCATGTCCGACCGCTACGGCCGTCGCCGCGTGCTGAGCGTCACCATCACCGCGACGCTCGTCGGCTACGGGCTGAGCGCGTTCGCGCTGGCCTCGCGGGACTATCCGCTGTTCGTGCTCTCGCGTTTCGCGACAGGCCTGACGGAGGGGAACGTCGCCGTCGTGCGGGCACTGCTGGCCGACTGGCATCCTCAGTTGGAGCGCACGCGCAGCTTCGCGTGGCTCAACGCGAGCCTGTACATCGGCTGGCTGGTGGGGCCGCTGCTCGGCGGCCTGACGCTTCCATTGGGCGAGGCGGTGCCCTTCATGGTCGCGGCCGTCGTGATCCTGCCCTGCCTGGTGCTGCTCGGTTTCGGGTTGCCGGACGACCGTCCCGCGGCCAAGCCGGAGGGCGGGATGCTCGCCGCGATGCGCCGCCAGCAGTCGCTGGGGCTGATCGCGCAGGATCCGGTGCTTCGCCACCTCGCGCTGCTGCAGCTGGCCTACACGCTGGGGGTCAACGCGCTGTACGAGTTCGCGCCGTTGTGGATGCTGCAGCAGGCGGGGCTGGACAGCCGCGGCATCGCGCTGGTCACCGCGGTGCAGTGCGCGGCGATGACGGCGGCCAGCGTCTTCGCGGCGCGCATCGGCTCGGGGACGACACCGTTGCACCGCGCGGCGCGGTTCGCGGTGGTCGCGGCTATCGGGTTGCTGGCGCTGAGCCTCGCGCCGTCGTGGATGGGGCTGGCGTTGATCCCGTTGCTGGGCATTCCGCTGTCGTTCTACAACGCGCTGATGCCGGCGTGGATGTCGGACCGATTCGCGGCCTACGGCCAGGGCCGCGTGATGGGCCTGCTGACGACGGTGTTCTGCCTGTCCAACACCTTGATCGCCTTGATCGGCGGCGCGCTGGGCATGCTGTCGGCGCGCTGGATCATGCTGCTGGGCGGCACGATGTGCCTGGGCGCGGCGATCGGCTTCATCCGCTTCGCGAGGCGTCATTCATGA
- a CDS encoding metalloregulator ArsR/SmtB family transcription factor — translation MSQGNEDRLLFELKSRGPQAAAALAATVAITPMGAHKLLARLEEQGLVEAQDDQRGEAGRPRKLWSLTAAGHGRFPDRHADLTVQLIQQARAVFGEAGLDQLIAARERDSELRYRAAIDRCRTTGDRVRELARLRAEEGYMARAERVGKDWLLVEDHCPICAAAQSCQGFCRSELALFERCLGPGLTVERTEHLLAGARRCAYRISAV, via the coding sequence ATGAGCCAGGGCAACGAGGACCGGCTGCTGTTCGAGCTCAAGAGCCGCGGTCCGCAGGCGGCCGCGGCGCTGGCCGCGACCGTCGCCATCACGCCGATGGGCGCGCACAAGCTGCTCGCGCGATTGGAGGAGCAGGGGCTGGTCGAGGCTCAGGACGACCAGCGCGGCGAGGCCGGACGGCCGCGCAAGCTGTGGTCGTTGACGGCGGCGGGGCACGGGCGCTTTCCTGACCGGCATGCCGATCTCACCGTGCAGTTGATCCAGCAGGCGCGGGCGGTCTTCGGCGAGGCGGGGCTCGATCAGTTGATCGCTGCGCGGGAGCGCGACAGCGAGCTGCGCTACCGCGCGGCGATCGACCGCTGCCGCACGACCGGCGACCGTGTGCGCGAGCTCGCGCGGCTGCGCGCCGAAGAGGGCTACATGGCGCGCGCCGAGCGCGTGGGCAAGGACTGGCTGCTGGTGGAAGACCACTGCCCGATCTGCGCCGCGGCGCAGAGCTGCCAAGGCTTCTGCCGATCGGAACTGGCCTTGTTCGAGCGATGCCTGGGGCCTGGACTCACCGTCGAGCGCACCGAACATCTGCTCGCTGGCGCGCGTCGATGCGCCTATCGGATCAGCGCGGTCTAG
- a CDS encoding thioesterase family protein, translating into MTDVKSPFEPEFTTALCEIFERLITFNQVLGVKVDELQHEIVRAHLPMRPDLIGHYAHNRLHGGVISATLDSMGGLAVMAAIGARHLDEPPQQRLQRFAKLGTIDLRVDYLRPAIGALFRCEAEVMRLGSRVANTRMAFTDEQGRLLATGAAAYIVS; encoded by the coding sequence ATGACCGACGTGAAGAGCCCCTTCGAGCCCGAGTTCACCACCGCCCTGTGCGAGATCTTCGAGCGCCTGATCACCTTCAACCAGGTGCTCGGCGTGAAGGTCGACGAGCTGCAGCACGAGATCGTGCGGGCGCACCTCCCCATGCGGCCGGACCTGATCGGGCATTACGCCCACAACCGGCTGCACGGCGGCGTGATCAGCGCGACGCTCGATTCCATGGGCGGTCTGGCGGTGATGGCGGCGATCGGCGCGCGGCATCTCGACGAACCGCCGCAGCAGCGGCTGCAGCGCTTCGCCAAGCTCGGCACGATCGACCTGCGCGTGGATTACCTGCGTCCGGCCATCGGCGCGCTGTTCCGCTGCGAGGCGGAAGTGATGCGGCTGGGCAGCCGCGTCGCCAACACGCGCATGGCGTTCACCGATGAACAGGGCCGGCTGCTGGCCACCGGGGCGGCGGCGTACATCGTGTCGTGA
- a CDS encoding tripartite tricarboxylate transporter substrate binding protein, which produces MLTKREFCAFTVLSAVLPAARAQAYPGKPVTIVVPQAPGGTNDAVGRILAQKLTEKYGQVFNIDNRAGAGGNIGTELASRAPKDGYTLLLTISSTQAINPALYRRTGFDPVKDFDPIAPIGVVPNVLVVHPSFPAKDLKGFIAAAKAKSPSYQYASAGNGSLNHLLGEMLNRSAGLQLEHVPYKGVGPALTDMLGGQVSVGFASLPSCLEFVRAGKLVALGVSSPKRSSALPDVPAIGEVVPGFAGELWVGLFALHGTPDAITRQLAEDVTSVMSAPDALAKLKALGVEPLSGGPTALAAMLKQDIARWEPIVKASGARVD; this is translated from the coding sequence ATGCTGACGAAGCGAGAGTTCTGCGCCTTCACGGTGCTCAGCGCGGTCCTGCCCGCGGCACGCGCGCAGGCCTATCCCGGCAAGCCGGTGACCATCGTCGTGCCGCAGGCACCGGGCGGCACGAACGACGCGGTGGGCCGCATCCTTGCGCAGAAGCTCACCGAGAAATACGGGCAGGTGTTCAACATCGACAACCGCGCCGGCGCGGGCGGCAACATCGGCACCGAGCTCGCCTCGCGCGCGCCCAAGGACGGCTACACGCTGCTGCTGACGATCAGCAGCACGCAGGCCATCAATCCGGCGCTGTACCGGCGCACCGGCTTCGACCCGGTGAAGGACTTCGATCCCATCGCGCCGATCGGCGTCGTGCCCAACGTGCTGGTCGTCCATCCCAGTTTCCCGGCCAAGGACCTCAAGGGCTTCATCGCGGCGGCGAAGGCGAAGAGCCCGTCCTACCAGTACGCGTCGGCCGGCAACGGCTCGCTCAACCACCTGCTGGGCGAGATGCTCAACCGCTCCGCCGGACTGCAGCTGGAGCACGTGCCGTACAAGGGCGTCGGACCAGCCTTGACCGACATGCTCGGCGGCCAGGTGAGCGTCGGTTTCGCCAGCCTGCCGTCCTGCCTCGAATTCGTGCGCGCCGGCAAGCTGGTGGCCCTCGGCGTGAGCTCGCCCAAGCGGTCTTCGGCGCTGCCCGACGTTCCGGCGATCGGCGAGGTCGTCCCCGGATTCGCGGGCGAGCTCTGGGTCGGACTCTTCGCGCTCCACGGGACGCCGGACGCGATCACGCGGCAACTGGCCGAGGATGTGACCTCGGTGATGAGCGCGCCGGATGCGCTCGCCAAGCTCAAGGCGCTGGGCGTGGAGCCGCTCAGCGGCGGGCCCACTGCGTTGGCGGCCATGCTGAAGCAGGACATCGCGCGGTGGGAGCCGATCGTGAAGGCGTCGGGCGCACGCGTGGATTAG
- a CDS encoding CoA ester lyase gives MMSDTTPNDPRSPHVHRVHGAHRAHRPYRSYLFVPADNERLLQSALNKTPDVVILDLEDGVHPSRKVAARAGVAAAITRVEAAGKAAAVRINGALNTAIDDLRAAVSPGLRLLVLPKVEHARDVQLLAGVVDELERAAGLPSGEVRFLLQIESAAALPRLHDIAAASPRVQSMMLGSEDFSLDVGGLPTPQALLAPSLMVLYAARAAGVLPVGFVGSIANLGSIEAFEALLQEARTLGFRGAVVVHPKFVDAINACYTPTAAQITQARAIVAAFDIADRDGLGATKLGDLMIDKPVVLRAKALLIEAGLDPLQQQETTSC, from the coding sequence ATGATGAGCGACACCACGCCCAACGATCCGCGCTCACCTCACGTTCATCGCGTTCATGGCGCCCATCGCGCTCATCGCCCCTATCGCTCCTACCTCTTCGTCCCGGCCGACAACGAACGCCTGCTGCAGAGCGCGTTGAACAAGACGCCCGATGTCGTGATCCTGGATCTGGAGGACGGCGTTCATCCAAGCAGAAAGGTGGCCGCGCGCGCGGGCGTGGCCGCCGCGATCACGCGCGTGGAGGCGGCCGGCAAGGCCGCTGCGGTGCGCATCAACGGCGCGTTGAACACCGCCATCGACGACCTGCGCGCCGCTGTCTCGCCGGGCCTGCGCCTGCTGGTGCTGCCGAAGGTCGAGCACGCTCGCGATGTCCAGCTGCTGGCCGGCGTCGTCGACGAACTCGAACGCGCGGCCGGTCTGCCATCGGGCGAAGTCCGCTTCCTGCTGCAGATCGAGTCCGCCGCGGCGCTGCCGCGGCTCCACGACATCGCGGCGGCCTCGCCGCGCGTGCAGTCGATGATGCTCGGCAGCGAGGACTTCTCGCTCGACGTCGGCGGCCTGCCGACGCCGCAGGCCCTGCTCGCACCGAGCCTGATGGTGCTGTACGCGGCCCGCGCGGCCGGCGTGCTGCCGGTGGGCTTCGTCGGCTCCATCGCCAATCTCGGCAGCATCGAGGCATTCGAAGCCCTGCTGCAGGAGGCACGCACGCTCGGCTTCCGCGGCGCGGTGGTCGTGCATCCGAAGTTCGTCGACGCGATCAACGCCTGCTACACGCCGACGGCGGCGCAGATCACGCAGGCGCGGGCGATCGTCGCCGCCTTCGACATCGCCGATCGCGACGGCCTCGGCGCGACCAAGCTCGGCGACCTGATGATCGACAAGCCGGTGGTCCTGCGCGCGAAGGCCCTGCTCATCGAGGCCGGACTCGATCCCCTACAACAACAGGAGACAACGTCATGCTGA
- a CDS encoding CaiB/BaiF CoA-transferase family protein encodes MSSEPPLPDERQPLSDVLVIDLSRLVSGNVLTHVLADLGAAVVKVESPGRGDDLRAWQRQGVSTYWMEYSRNKDSVALDLRSEDGMASLRSLIARADILVENFRPGTLEKMGLGVDALQRLNPRLIVVRISGWGQTGPFAKKGGFGSLIEAMSGFAAMNGHADRPPVLPPFSLADSVAGLHGSTAALAALLRQRANPSPTVQEIDLSLFEPLFSMLGPQASEFQLTGQATQRSGSRSPTHAPRNVYATKDGRWVALSAGMAGTLQRLFAGIGHPDALKDERFATHEARLANIDALDDLIQGHLSTLTLAEALAFFEARDITAGEVCNIEDLLKHPYILERELLLETPTPDGRTVSVHAVPFKINGARPPVRRPAPALGQDNDKWLKDQ; translated from the coding sequence ATGAGTTCTGAGCCCCCCCTCCCCGACGAGCGCCAGCCGCTGTCGGATGTCCTCGTGATCGACCTGTCGCGGCTGGTGTCGGGCAACGTGCTGACGCATGTGCTCGCGGACCTCGGCGCGGCCGTCGTGAAGGTCGAGTCGCCCGGACGCGGCGACGATCTGCGCGCCTGGCAGCGCCAGGGCGTGAGCACCTACTGGATGGAGTACAGCCGCAACAAGGACAGCGTCGCGCTGGACCTGCGCTCGGAAGACGGCATGGCCTCGCTGCGCTCGCTGATCGCGCGCGCGGACATCCTGGTCGAGAACTTCCGGCCCGGCACGCTGGAGAAGATGGGGCTGGGGGTCGACGCCTTGCAGCGGCTCAACCCGAGGCTGATCGTGGTCCGCATCTCCGGCTGGGGCCAGACCGGCCCCTTCGCGAAGAAGGGCGGCTTCGGCTCGCTGATCGAGGCGATGAGCGGCTTCGCCGCCATGAACGGCCATGCGGACCGGCCGCCGGTGCTGCCGCCCTTCTCGCTCGCCGATTCGGTGGCGGGCTTGCATGGCTCGACGGCGGCGCTCGCCGCGCTGCTGCGCCAGCGCGCGAATCCGTCGCCGACGGTGCAGGAGATCGACCTGTCGCTCTTCGAGCCGCTGTTCTCGATGCTCGGCCCGCAGGCCTCGGAGTTCCAGCTCACCGGCCAGGCCACGCAACGCTCCGGCAGCCGCTCGCCCACGCATGCGCCGCGCAACGTCTATGCGACGAAGGACGGGCGCTGGGTCGCGTTGTCCGCAGGGATGGCGGGCACGCTGCAGCGGCTCTTCGCGGGCATCGGACATCCCGACGCGCTGAAGGACGAGCGCTTCGCGACGCATGAGGCCCGCCTGGCCAACATCGATGCGCTCGACGACCTGATCCAGGGACATCTGTCGACGCTCACACTCGCTGAAGCGCTGGCGTTCTTCGAAGCGCGGGACATCACTGCGGGCGAAGTCTGCAACATCGAGGACCTGCTCAAGCACCCCTACATCCTGGAGCGCGAGCTGCTGCTGGAGACGCCCACGCCGGACGGCCGCACGGTGTCCGTGCATGCCGTGCCTTTCAAGATCAACGGCGCGAGGCCGCCCGTGCGCCGGCCCGCGCCCGCGCTCGGCCAGGACAACGACAAGTGGCTGAAGGATCAATGA
- a CDS encoding FTR1 family protein gives MSLTHVDPQTALRIVRKILTAGLILLGLAFGGTARAAEADVRRVWQILDYLAVDYAGAVQDGKIVAQSEYDEMREFAQTAHDKIAALEDKPERAALLRESEALQSEIAAKSDVAKVGGLAKALANHLIAVYPVPLAPTALPDLKRGASVYAANCASCHGASGNGDGPLARQLDPRPIAFTNHERARQRSVFALYQAASQGIAGTAMPAFGQLSEEERWAVAMYLGTFAHDDRQREQGQQLWKESEKVRGEVTGMDHFVRLTEAELAGSLGDDQAAATMAYLHAHPEALAAPRTNRLTLARERLHQSAAAFKAGNPKEAAELALSSYLDGVEPYEQALAAREGALKDQIEVAMGQYRSLIAAKAPVQEVEAAAARIDGLFNDADHVLAASGADATAAFFGSLTILLREGIEALLVVVAMIAFLRQAERPDVLPYVHAGWIGALAAGGVTWAIATYAVAISGANREVTEGLSSLFAAVVLLSVGVWMHQKSVAGQWQAYLRERMSAALDRRSAFFMFGLAFVAVYREVFETILFYAALWGQGNDGAILAGLGVGVLCLVVITVLLLRYSARLPIGKFFSISSWLVAILAVVLTGKGVAALQEAGWIAPSALSSPRLEVLGIYPSVIGLTAQGVVLLLVLGFFLRNARSKPASAGR, from the coding sequence ATGAGTCTCACTCACGTCGATCCGCAGACCGCCCTCCGGATCGTGCGCAAGATCCTCACCGCGGGTCTGATCCTGCTCGGCCTGGCCTTCGGCGGCACGGCGAGGGCCGCGGAGGCCGACGTGCGGCGCGTGTGGCAGATCCTCGACTACCTCGCGGTCGACTACGCGGGCGCGGTGCAGGACGGCAAGATCGTCGCGCAGTCCGAGTACGACGAGATGCGGGAGTTCGCGCAGACCGCGCACGACAAGATCGCCGCGTTGGAGGACAAGCCCGAACGCGCGGCGCTGCTGCGCGAAAGCGAAGCCCTCCAGTCGGAGATCGCCGCCAAGTCCGATGTCGCGAAGGTCGGTGGCTTGGCCAAGGCCCTGGCCAATCACCTGATCGCGGTCTATCCGGTCCCGCTCGCACCGACCGCGCTGCCCGACCTGAAGCGGGGCGCCTCGGTCTACGCGGCGAACTGCGCTTCATGCCATGGCGCATCGGGCAACGGAGACGGTCCGTTGGCCAGGCAGCTCGATCCCCGGCCGATCGCTTTCACCAACCACGAGCGGGCGCGCCAGCGCAGCGTGTTCGCGCTGTACCAGGCGGCCAGCCAGGGGATCGCGGGAACGGCGATGCCGGCGTTCGGCCAACTCTCCGAGGAGGAGCGGTGGGCGGTGGCGATGTACCTGGGCACCTTCGCGCATGACGACAGGCAGCGCGAGCAGGGGCAGCAGCTCTGGAAGGAATCGGAGAAGGTGCGCGGCGAGGTGACCGGGATGGATCACTTCGTCCGCCTCACCGAAGCCGAACTCGCCGGCTCCCTCGGCGACGACCAGGCCGCCGCGACGATGGCCTACCTCCATGCGCATCCCGAGGCGCTTGCCGCGCCCCGAACGAACCGCCTCACGCTGGCGCGCGAGCGTCTGCATCAGAGCGCGGCCGCGTTCAAGGCGGGCAATCCCAAGGAGGCCGCCGAGCTCGCGTTGTCCTCTTATCTCGACGGCGTCGAACCCTACGAACAGGCGCTCGCAGCGCGTGAAGGCGCGTTGAAGGACCAGATCGAAGTGGCCATGGGCCAGTACCGTTCGCTGATCGCCGCCAAGGCCCCGGTGCAGGAAGTCGAAGCGGCCGCCGCCCGCATCGACGGGCTGTTCAATGACGCCGACCATGTGCTGGCAGCCTCCGGCGCCGATGCGACCGCGGCGTTCTTCGGCAGCCTGACGATCCTCCTGCGCGAGGGCATCGAGGCGCTGCTGGTCGTCGTCGCGATGATCGCGTTCCTGCGGCAGGCCGAGCGTCCGGACGTGCTGCCGTACGTGCATGCCGGCTGGATAGGCGCACTGGCCGCGGGCGGCGTCACCTGGGCCATCGCGACCTACGCGGTCGCGATCAGCGGCGCCAACCGCGAAGTGACGGAAGGGCTGTCCAGCCTCTTCGCCGCCGTCGTTCTTCTGAGCGTCGGCGTCTGGATGCATCAGAAGAGCGTGGCCGGCCAATGGCAGGCCTACCTGCGCGAGCGCATGTCCGCGGCGCTGGACCGCCGATCGGCCTTCTTCATGTTCGGCCTGGCCTTCGTGGCGGTCTACCGCGAGGTGTTCGAGACCATCCTGTTCTACGCGGCGCTGTGGGGCCAGGGCAATGACGGCGCGATCCTGGCGGGCCTGGGCGTGGGCGTGCTTTGCCTCGTGGTCATCACGGTGCTCCTGCTGCGCTACAGCGCCCGGCTACCGATCGGGAAGTTCTTCTCCATCAGCTCGTGGCTGGTGGCCATCCTGGCGGTCGTCCTGACGGGCAAGGGCGTGGCCGCGCTCCAGGAAGCGGGCTGGATCGCCCCGAGCGCCTTGTCCTCGCCGCGCCTGGAGGTGCTGGGCATCTATCCGTCCGTGATCGGCCTGACCGCGCAGGGCGTGGTGCTGCTGCTCGTGCTGGGCTTCTTCCTGCGCAATGCCAGATCGAAGCCCGCGAGCGCGGGCCGATGA
- a CDS encoding LysR substrate-binding domain-containing protein: MELRQLRYLIGVADAGSLLKASKLLHLAQPALGQHIVALEEELGATLFVRSSRGMALTDNGRRFVEHARKVLAELEAAKASVQTEGQQLTGDVILGLPTTVALAATVPLLRLVRTRLPLVRLRIVESHSGFLREWLQAGRLELSILFEDRQEPWLSQRQLLTEQLVLVGAAGAAGAAGAGMPSIPPMPREVSLRELSRLPMILPNTEHGLRRIIDAACRANGVVLDVVAEIDSLPAVKTAVAAGLAYTILSPGSVSEELRQGQLRQAVIRDPEIRRTICSCFALTRSPGPAARAVSDLVDEVIRELVLTGQWPATLSV; this comes from the coding sequence GTGGAACTGCGCCAGCTGAGGTACCTGATCGGCGTCGCCGACGCCGGCAGCCTGCTGAAGGCGTCCAAGCTGCTGCACCTCGCGCAGCCCGCGCTCGGCCAGCACATCGTCGCGTTGGAGGAGGAACTCGGTGCGACGCTGTTCGTCCGTTCCAGCCGCGGCATGGCGCTGACCGACAACGGCCGCCGTTTCGTCGAGCATGCGCGCAAGGTGCTGGCGGAACTCGAGGCCGCCAAGGCCTCGGTCCAGACCGAAGGACAGCAGCTCACCGGCGACGTGATCCTCGGCCTGCCCACGACGGTCGCGCTGGCGGCGACGGTGCCGCTGCTGCGGCTCGTGCGCACGCGGCTGCCGCTCGTTCGGCTGCGCATCGTCGAGAGCCACAGCGGCTTCCTGCGCGAATGGCTGCAGGCGGGGCGGCTGGAACTCAGCATCCTCTTCGAGGACCGCCAGGAGCCGTGGTTGTCGCAGCGGCAGTTGCTGACGGAACAACTGGTCCTGGTCGGTGCGGCAGGTGCTGCGGGTGCCGCCGGCGCCGGGATGCCGTCGATTCCGCCGATGCCGCGCGAGGTCTCGCTGCGCGAGCTGAGCCGCCTGCCGATGATCCTGCCCAACACCGAACACGGCCTGCGCCGCATCATCGATGCGGCCTGCCGGGCGAACGGTGTGGTGCTCGACGTGGTGGCCGAGATCGACTCGCTGCCCGCGGTGAAGACCGCCGTTGCCGCGGGCCTCGCGTACACGATCCTCTCGCCGGGTTCAGTCAGCGAGGAACTGCGTCAGGGTCAGCTGCGCCAGGCCGTGATCCGCGATCCCGAGATCCGGCGGACCATCTGCAGCTGCTTCGCGCTGACGCGCTCGCCGGGACCCGCGGCGCGCGCCGTGAGCGACCTCGTCGACGAGGTCATCCGCGAGCTGGTGCTGACCGGGCAGTGGCCGGCGACGCTGTCGGTTTGA
- a CDS encoding YbaK/EbsC family protein: MSDTTSPETSPEISAAPDSARPDGFLRVSAALRALSHEHEPRWLEVSARSSQEAADALGVALGQIAKSVVFKRKSDGAAVLVIASGDKRVDERKLEAHTGKLGRADADYVKASTGFSIGGVSPLGFQPAEQGALPRLFIDQELFRFDAIWAAAGHPNGVFLMSPQQLVALTGAPVIEVAQS, encoded by the coding sequence ATGAGCGACACGACTTCCCCCGAGACTTCCCCTGAGATTTCCGCAGCGCCCGACAGCGCCCGTCCCGACGGTTTCCTCCGTGTGAGCGCTGCGCTGCGCGCGCTGTCCCACGAACACGAGCCGCGCTGGCTCGAGGTCTCGGCCCGCAGTTCGCAGGAGGCGGCCGACGCCCTCGGCGTCGCGCTGGGGCAGATCGCCAAGAGCGTCGTGTTCAAGCGCAAGTCCGACGGCGCCGCCGTGCTGGTGATCGCCTCCGGCGACAAGCGCGTCGACGAGCGCAAGCTCGAAGCCCACACCGGCAAGCTCGGCCGCGCCGATGCCGACTACGTGAAGGCCAGCACCGGCTTCTCGATCGGCGGCGTGTCGCCGCTGGGCTTCCAGCCGGCGGAGCAGGGCGCGCTTCCGAGGCTGTTCATCGATCAGGAGCTGTTCCGCTTCGACGCGATCTGGGCCGCGGCCGGTCATCCGAACGGGGTGTTCCTGATGTCGCCGCAGCAACTGGTCGCGCTGACCGGCGCGCCGGTGATCGAGGTGGCCCAGTCGTGA
- a CDS encoding DUF1289 domain-containing protein encodes MSASTLTPVTADNVARTPEGRVASPCINICKMHEPTALCRGCARTIPEIAGWSKSDDESRIRLLNLLPERRALLIAHGALATEPLPKA; translated from the coding sequence GTGAGCGCTTCGACCTTGACCCCTGTCACCGCCGACAACGTCGCACGCACGCCGGAAGGCCGCGTCGCCTCGCCTTGCATCAACATCTGCAAGATGCACGAGCCCACCGCGCTGTGCCGCGGCTGCGCGCGCACCATCCCGGAGATCGCAGGCTGGAGCAAGTCCGACGACGAGTCGCGGATCCGTCTGCTCAACCTGTTGCCCGAACGACGCGCGCTGCTGATCGCGCACGGCGCGCTCGCCACCGAGCCGCTACCCAAGGCCTGA
- a CDS encoding 2-hydroxychromene-2-carboxylate isomerase, which yields MVTIDFYFDPISPYAALAFERLPEALAGRSVAVRYVPILFGAMLKSLDNKGPAEIPGKRDWTYRQVSWLGHRLGVPLDLPAAHPFNPLPLLRLLWATAPTGQTPGRYAVERVFHHVWRGGLDAADPQRLVELTADLAPTHDPASAEVKAALREATDAAVARGVFGVPTMAVDDKLFWGLDAIDMLTGYLDGDAWFDGPAWEAARTLPVGVRRG from the coding sequence ATGGTCACGATCGATTTCTACTTCGACCCGATCTCGCCCTACGCGGCGCTCGCCTTCGAGCGCTTGCCCGAGGCGCTCGCCGGTCGCAGCGTCGCGGTCCGGTACGTGCCCATCCTCTTCGGCGCGATGCTGAAGTCGCTCGACAACAAGGGCCCCGCGGAGATCCCCGGCAAGCGCGACTGGACCTACCGCCAGGTGTCGTGGCTCGGCCACCGGCTCGGCGTGCCGCTGGACCTGCCGGCGGCGCACCCGTTCAATCCGCTGCCCCTGCTGCGCTTGCTGTGGGCCACCGCGCCGACGGGGCAGACGCCGGGTCGCTACGCGGTCGAGCGCGTCTTCCACCACGTCTGGCGCGGCGGCCTGGATGCGGCGGACCCGCAGCGGCTCGTCGAGCTGACGGCGGACCTCGCGCCGACGCACGACCCCGCCTCGGCCGAGGTCAAGGCCGCGCTGCGCGAGGCCACCGACGCCGCCGTCGCGCGCGGCGTCTTCGGCGTGCCGACGATGGCCGTCGACGACAAGCTGTTCTGGGGCCTCGATGCGATCGACATGCTGACCGGCTACCTCGATGGCGACGCATGGTTCGACGGTCCCGCGTGGGAGGCCGCGCGGACCTTGCCGGTCGGCGTGCGGCGCGGCTGA